One window of the Granulicella arctica genome contains the following:
- a CDS encoding phage terminase large subunit family protein translates to MGDDLKQDISVDGMSALGRELAAKPAGLEASAGILLAKRFLKVRDREGLVRPLEANKAQTEFERARGQHNIILKARQMGMTTWVSGRFFLKTITTPGALTVQVAHTREAAESIFRIVQRFWDEMPEAYRTGPLKRSRANVRQMIFPALDSEFRVVSAADGNAGRGLTIQNLHCSEVSRWKGDAKETLAGLRAALAPSGELVLESTPNGAYGCFYDEWQGAKESGLAHHFLPWWLEAAYVANPVTDLSDEEIEARDRYGLSPEQMGFRRTLERSYRGLRSQEFAEDPERCFRASGDCCFEIEVIEKRLLELGDAAVKRRHGALLVWLSVRPDKEYLVAVDPAGGGSDGDYSAIQVIELAGGLQCAELREKVRPSELSRIAAELAREYNDAMIVVERNNHGIGVHTILSLTEHYGNIYESDGLEGFLTTATSKPRIISRFGALLFEQPGLFHSRRLLGECRTFVTQANGSTGAITGAHDDCLMAMAIAQEVRAERMVKGRR, encoded by the coding sequence ATGGGAGATGACCTAAAGCAGGACATCAGCGTGGACGGCATGAGTGCATTAGGCAGAGAACTTGCAGCGAAACCTGCCGGGCTGGAAGCGAGCGCGGGGATTCTCCTGGCAAAGAGATTTCTCAAGGTGCGGGATCGCGAGGGCCTTGTGCGGCCGCTCGAGGCGAATAAGGCGCAGACGGAGTTCGAGCGCGCACGCGGGCAGCACAACATCATCCTGAAGGCACGGCAGATGGGCATGACGACGTGGGTCTCGGGCCGCTTCTTCCTGAAGACCATCACGACGCCCGGTGCCCTGACCGTCCAGGTGGCGCACACCCGTGAGGCGGCCGAGAGTATCTTCCGCATCGTGCAGCGCTTCTGGGACGAGATGCCCGAGGCGTATCGCACCGGGCCGCTGAAGCGTAGCCGCGCGAACGTTCGCCAGATGATCTTTCCGGCGCTCGACAGCGAGTTCCGCGTCGTGAGTGCGGCGGACGGAAACGCGGGGCGGGGGCTGACGATTCAGAACCTGCACTGCAGCGAGGTCTCACGCTGGAAGGGTGACGCGAAGGAGACGCTCGCCGGACTGCGGGCGGCGCTCGCACCCTCGGGCGAACTGGTGCTGGAATCGACGCCGAACGGAGCGTACGGCTGCTTCTACGACGAGTGGCAGGGCGCGAAGGAAAGTGGTCTCGCGCACCACTTCCTGCCGTGGTGGCTCGAAGCCGCATATGTAGCCAACCCGGTTACAGATCTGAGCGACGAGGAGATTGAGGCACGCGATCGCTATGGACTATCGCCGGAGCAGATGGGCTTTCGGCGCACGCTGGAGCGCAGCTATCGCGGCCTGCGCTCGCAGGAGTTCGCCGAAGATCCGGAGCGATGCTTCCGGGCGAGTGGCGACTGCTGCTTCGAGATCGAGGTGATCGAAAAGCGGCTGCTGGAGCTTGGTGATGCCGCGGTGAAGCGTCGGCACGGTGCGCTGCTGGTCTGGCTGTCCGTGCGGCCCGACAAGGAGTATCTTGTTGCCGTGGACCCCGCAGGCGGGGGCAGCGACGGTGACTACAGCGCCATCCAGGTGATCGAACTGGCAGGCGGTCTGCAGTGCGCAGAGCTGCGGGAGAAGGTAAGGCCAAGTGAGCTGAGCCGGATCGCCGCCGAGCTGGCGCGTGAGTACAACGATGCCATGATCGTCGTGGAGCGCAACAACCACGGCATCGGCGTGCACACGATCCTGAGCCTTACCGAACACTACGGCAACATCTACGAGTCCGACGGCCTCGAAGGTTTTCTAACGACAGCGACCTCGAAGCCGCGCATCATCAGCCGCTTCGGTGCGCTGCTGTTTGAGCAGCCGGGCCTCTTCCACAGCCGTCGCCTGCTGGGCGAGTGCCGCACCTTCGTGACCCAGGCGAACGGCAGCACCGGCGCCATCACAGGCGCACACGACGACTGCCTGATGGCCATGGCCATCGCGCAGGAGGTTCGAGCCGAGCGCATGGTGAAGGGCCGCCGCTAG
- a CDS encoding GDSL-type esterase/lipase family protein — protein MAILTSGVTAGFATNTAAAPATSGVACVVDQNPAGGFLPHNYEMANYTVVDGTHLRLTLNKVHAAQSTVAIGGLCGYGIEQTVDTVAGIRQLFPVVGSCSSTALYYAGGQTAIVGITGQTGGFLNLSATVASIARSANLVTLTATGRFPQDINGLSMTIGGVTDSSYNGTFVVTTTSANTLTYAQAGPDSTSTNGTASILTGGYALYPMAEVLGVMNPATRQVDGQFTLAPNTIAFAANDALEEPHYYQERIAPDSELISQTVPRATGIQYGGISYQGTNATGLIGWRISNDSPALSYLGAGGNHTAPFDALVTTGVWQQTMELDAGLSTVFQIHCNYHGCNRWNSGYNLFLLNSAVGVDLVAYEPQDSTININLRGTGYQFTPQAFSATTINAGTINATTINGPVSGNSITSGAVAAAYLPLLGASGAAHAAGLVPDPGIVTGSSRYLREDGTWSVPGGQNVGGGNLLAGATADYNFLQGTGTSVLDTSGSGNNGTFVSGQAPSWTTTGLAFLPGQGVSLPAALDGTQTYFLGLYINPISAGAQIANQYPILMSSSTGGNGFNFMYDYSPNTQNGFIPNAYAPTFFVNGHTTTVTPNLISGFHVLAAVLGTAGNSTPDRIYIDGVEVASYTGQGSSAGVQTSGNLFLGSSGVNPWTASGFLGTMYRMRTYATPLTPAAVLSISASITNEVAGRGVPVVPVNIQLAAPQLQAIGDSITFGLGVSTPWPSLLTLTNQPAYTITDWGISGIELTAINGSEPNRAALRCHTSAGPSIAVIFAGTNDFALVATAPTAVLMSLLGEVQTMKQAGCKVFVGTMLSRGGNDVGGTLYDANKDAYDALILSQAKAGGADGIIDFAANPLLGADGANQGSYFQSDNIHPNQAGQQLLANAASNVLNYTFGANETSPHVVTTLGYSMTAGDGYISLAGLTGAGTLTLPDCTGQSGASYRINNPQAAFAVAVVPFNTSQLVNGLGSATVPANATLTMRDTPNPKAVSGCHWEM, from the coding sequence ATGGCTATCCTGACCAGTGGCGTCACGGCAGGCTTTGCCACCAACACCGCTGCAGCACCGGCGACGAGCGGCGTTGCCTGTGTCGTCGACCAGAATCCTGCCGGCGGTTTTCTTCCCCATAACTACGAGATGGCGAACTACACCGTGGTCGACGGAACGCATCTCCGCCTGACGCTGAACAAGGTGCATGCAGCACAGTCGACTGTGGCCATTGGCGGCCTTTGCGGCTACGGCATCGAGCAGACGGTCGATACGGTTGCTGGTATCCGGCAACTCTTCCCGGTCGTCGGCTCCTGCTCCTCGACCGCGCTCTACTATGCGGGCGGACAGACAGCGATCGTCGGCATCACCGGACAGACCGGGGGATTCCTGAACCTGTCGGCGACCGTCGCGTCCATCGCACGCTCTGCAAATCTTGTGACGCTGACTGCGACGGGAAGATTTCCGCAGGATATCAACGGCCTCTCCATGACCATCGGCGGCGTGACCGACAGCAGCTATAACGGCACCTTCGTCGTTACCACGACCAGCGCAAACACGCTGACCTATGCGCAGGCCGGACCAGACAGCACCAGCACAAACGGGACGGCCTCCATCCTCACCGGCGGCTATGCGCTCTACCCGATGGCCGAGGTGCTGGGCGTGATGAACCCGGCGACCCGGCAGGTCGATGGACAGTTCACCCTCGCACCGAACACCATCGCCTTCGCCGCGAACGACGCGCTCGAGGAGCCGCACTACTACCAGGAGCGCATCGCTCCCGACTCCGAGTTGATCAGTCAGACCGTGCCGCGGGCGACGGGCATTCAGTACGGCGGCATCTCCTACCAGGGTACCAATGCCACGGGATTGATTGGCTGGCGCATCTCCAACGACAGCCCGGCACTGAGCTATCTTGGGGCCGGTGGCAATCACACCGCACCCTTCGATGCCCTCGTCACCACGGGCGTCTGGCAGCAGACGATGGAGCTCGATGCCGGGTTGAGCACCGTCTTCCAGATCCACTGCAACTATCACGGTTGCAACCGGTGGAACAGTGGCTACAACCTCTTCCTGCTGAACAGCGCAGTGGGTGTGGACCTGGTCGCATACGAGCCGCAGGACAGTACGATCAACATAAACCTTCGCGGAACCGGCTATCAGTTCACGCCGCAGGCCTTCTCTGCGACGACCATCAATGCGGGCACGATCAACGCAACGACGATCAACGGTCCGGTTAGCGGAAACAGCATCACCAGTGGGGCTGTGGCTGCGGCCTACCTCCCCCTGTTGGGAGCTTCGGGCGCCGCTCATGCAGCGGGGCTCGTCCCTGATCCTGGTATCGTCACCGGCAGCTCACGGTACCTGCGTGAGGATGGAACGTGGAGTGTTCCCGGTGGACAGAATGTAGGTGGCGGCAACCTGCTCGCCGGTGCGACGGCAGACTATAACTTCCTGCAGGGCACAGGCACCTCGGTGCTCGACACCTCGGGCAGCGGCAACAATGGGACCTTTGTAAGTGGGCAGGCACCCTCGTGGACGACCACTGGACTTGCCTTCCTGCCGGGCCAGGGAGTCAGTCTGCCAGCCGCACTCGACGGCACACAGACCTACTTCCTTGGCCTCTACATCAATCCAATCAGCGCCGGAGCCCAGATCGCCAATCAGTATCCCATCCTGATGTCGAGCAGCACGGGTGGCAATGGCTTCAACTTCATGTATGACTACTCGCCGAACACGCAGAATGGCTTTATCCCCAATGCGTATGCGCCGACTTTCTTTGTGAACGGCCATACGACGACGGTCACGCCCAACCTGATCTCCGGCTTCCATGTGTTGGCGGCGGTGCTGGGCACGGCTGGCAACAGCACACCCGACCGCATCTACATCGATGGTGTCGAGGTCGCGAGCTACACCGGGCAGGGTAGCTCCGCCGGTGTTCAGACCAGCGGCAACCTCTTTCTGGGCTCATCGGGCGTCAATCCGTGGACAGCCTCCGGCTTCCTCGGCACGATGTACCGGATGCGTACCTACGCAACCCCGCTAACCCCTGCGGCGGTGCTGTCGATCAGTGCTTCCATCACCAACGAAGTTGCCGGGCGCGGTGTGCCGGTAGTGCCGGTCAACATCCAGCTTGCGGCACCGCAGCTCCAGGCGATCGGCGACTCGATCACCTTTGGACTCGGCGTCTCGACTCCGTGGCCTTCGCTGCTGACTCTTACCAATCAGCCCGCCTATACCATCACGGACTGGGGCATCTCGGGGATCGAGCTGACGGCCATCAACGGCTCCGAACCCAATCGTGCTGCGTTGCGCTGCCACACCAGCGCAGGCCCTTCGATCGCCGTCATCTTCGCCGGGACGAACGACTTCGCCCTTGTGGCGACGGCTCCAACGGCGGTGCTGATGAGCCTGCTGGGTGAGGTGCAGACGATGAAGCAGGCAGGCTGCAAGGTCTTCGTCGGGACGATGCTCTCCCGCGGCGGCAACGATGTCGGCGGCACGCTGTACGACGCGAACAAGGATGCCTATGATGCGCTGATCCTGTCGCAGGCAAAGGCCGGTGGTGCGGATGGCATCATCGACTTCGCAGCCAACCCGCTGCTCGGTGCGGACGGTGCAAACCAGGGCAGCTACTTCCAAAGCGATAACATTCACCCCAACCAGGCTGGTCAGCAACTGCTGGCGAATGCCGCGAGCAACGTGCTGAACTACACCTTCGGCGCGAACGAAACCAGCCCACATGTGGTGACCACGCTCGGCTACTCGATGACGGCGGGCGATGGCTATATCAGCCTCGCCGGCCTGACCGGCGCGGGCACCCTGACGCTGCCGGACTGCACGGGGCAGAGCGGTGCCAGCTACCGCATCAACAATCCGCAGGCAGCCTTCGCGGTGGCGGTGGTGCCGTTCAACACCAGCCAGCTGGTCAACGGCCTCGGCAGCGCGACGGTTCCGGCAAACGCGACGCTTACGATGCGCGACACGCCGAACCCGAAGGCTGTCTCTGGCTGCCATTGGGAGATGTAA
- a CDS encoding DUF3037 domain-containing protein: MKERLPCEFFLIRYVPDVVKGEFANIGVLLREAMPSSAGPTAPLIRFTRDWSRVRCIDASADIPLLEALEAEIAERLEMVARGTNPDTKPILQVLEDTLANSLQITEARACLAESLPAELEQLMRMYVEPLKVVADKSSRLRTGRAAITGAMRTEFERAGVWALMRKRIAASMYTAAGDPMKLDCGYRPNGVIRIFHAVSLEGDVEAAKVLAFTAPQLRDGVARVEQAKLEMTAIVEPIRLLAGEPEDEASEAYRFGVETMERQAIRVMTVNDLARIAETARVELRV, from the coding sequence GTGAAGGAGCGGCTGCCATGCGAGTTCTTCCTCATCCGGTATGTGCCGGATGTAGTGAAGGGCGAGTTTGCGAACATCGGTGTGCTGCTGCGCGAGGCGATGCCATCGTCGGCTGGCCCGACCGCGCCGCTCATCCGCTTTACACGCGATTGGAGCCGGGTTCGCTGCATCGATGCCAGCGCCGACATTCCCTTGCTCGAGGCGCTCGAAGCGGAGATCGCGGAGCGGCTGGAGATGGTGGCGCGGGGGACGAATCCCGATACGAAGCCGATCCTGCAGGTGCTCGAAGATACGCTGGCAAACTCGCTCCAGATCACCGAAGCGCGGGCATGTCTCGCCGAGAGTCTGCCGGCGGAGCTTGAGCAGTTGATGCGGATGTATGTCGAACCGCTGAAGGTTGTGGCCGATAAATCATCGCGGCTGCGAACGGGTCGTGCGGCCATCACGGGCGCGATGCGGACGGAGTTTGAACGCGCCGGTGTGTGGGCATTGATGCGGAAGAGAATTGCCGCATCGATGTATACCGCTGCGGGCGATCCAATGAAGCTCGACTGCGGCTACCGGCCGAACGGCGTGATTCGCATCTTCCACGCTGTCTCGCTCGAGGGCGATGTGGAGGCGGCGAAGGTGCTGGCGTTTACGGCTCCGCAGCTTCGCGACGGGGTGGCGCGGGTCGAGCAGGCGAAGCTCGAAATGACCGCCATTGTTGAGCCGATCCGGCTGCTTGCGGGCGAGCCCGAGGATGAGGCAAGCGAGGCGTATCGGTTCGGCGTCGAGACGATGGAGCGCCAGGCGATCCGCGTGATGACAGTGAACGACCTGGCCCGCATCGCCGAGACGGCGCGGGTCGAGCTACGCGTTTGA
- a CDS encoding phage portal protein, translating to MTIRTAVSRIVRVLAGAETVAVTAATAGVRKTAALPSIMNPQRVGQAITPKPTAANLRRFAETPIARRAINVVKDRIASMDWQIKVRRGYAGVEIEDAAVRMNILRRCLEEPNANDSFRVLWEQVLEDLLVGGFGAVEMELTDDPAQPFNLFPVDGATIQIDTNWNGDASKPRYAQATGRSGMQNLVPLLDDELMYLRLNPRTHTPFGLGRLEVAFETVNQFLSAHRYAGRLASNSVVQYALWLNEATPEQHDRLIRWWQDEIEGTGKVPLLSCEQKPEVLRFAGGTDADLRLQWQEFLILMVANAFELPPMLLGLQKDVNRSTASEMADEAFQSAIVPVAKLLAEHITRDLFAKKLGWREFEFCFNDLESRNEIEELTIQTELLKAGVLTIAEVRKARGLEALPTLLPEEVAQ from the coding sequence ATGACGATCAGGACGGCAGTGAGCAGAATTGTGCGGGTGTTGGCGGGTGCGGAGACTGTGGCCGTCACTGCAGCGACGGCAGGTGTGCGGAAGACGGCGGCGCTACCGTCGATCATGAATCCGCAGCGGGTGGGTCAGGCGATCACGCCGAAGCCGACGGCGGCGAATCTGCGCAGGTTCGCGGAGACGCCGATTGCGCGGCGGGCGATCAACGTCGTAAAGGACCGCATCGCCAGCATGGACTGGCAGATCAAGGTGCGCCGCGGCTATGCAGGCGTTGAGATTGAGGACGCGGCCGTGCGCATGAACATCCTGCGGCGATGCCTCGAAGAGCCGAATGCGAATGACAGCTTTCGCGTGTTGTGGGAGCAGGTGTTGGAGGATCTGCTGGTCGGCGGCTTTGGCGCGGTGGAGATGGAGCTGACCGACGATCCGGCGCAGCCCTTCAACCTTTTTCCGGTCGATGGAGCGACCATCCAGATCGACACGAACTGGAACGGCGATGCCTCCAAGCCTCGCTATGCCCAGGCTACGGGTCGAAGTGGCATGCAGAATCTTGTGCCGCTGCTCGATGACGAGTTGATGTATCTCCGGCTGAATCCACGCACGCATACGCCCTTCGGCCTCGGTCGGCTGGAGGTTGCGTTCGAGACGGTGAACCAGTTTCTTAGCGCGCATCGCTATGCGGGGCGGCTCGCTTCAAACTCCGTGGTGCAGTATGCGCTGTGGCTGAACGAGGCAACGCCGGAGCAGCATGACCGCCTGATTCGCTGGTGGCAGGACGAGATCGAAGGGACGGGCAAGGTTCCGCTGCTGAGCTGCGAGCAGAAGCCGGAGGTGTTGCGCTTCGCTGGCGGCACGGACGCGGACCTGCGGCTGCAGTGGCAGGAGTTCCTGATCCTGATGGTGGCGAACGCGTTTGAGCTACCGCCGATGCTGCTTGGGCTGCAGAAGGATGTGAACCGTTCGACGGCGAGCGAGATGGCCGATGAGGCCTTCCAGAGCGCGATTGTGCCGGTGGCGAAGCTGCTTGCGGAGCACATCACGCGGGACCTGTTTGCGAAGAAGCTGGGTTGGCGCGAGTTCGAGTTTTGCTTCAACGATCTCGAGAGCCGGAATGAGATTGAAGAGCTGACGATCCAGACAGAGCTGCTGAAGGCAGGCGTGCTCACCATCGCTGAGGTTCGCAAGGCACGCGGGCTTGAGGCCCTACCCACATTGCTGCCTGAGGAGGTGGCGCAGTGA
- the purE gene encoding 5-(carboxyamino)imidazole ribonucleotide mutase, giving the protein MGSRSDFAVMESAVAMLREFGVAHEVRVVSAHRTPELMFEYAESAVARGLRVIIAGAGGAAHLPGMIAAKTVVPVLGVPIPATALQGMDALLSIVQMPKGVPVGTLAIGAPGAANAGLLAVAILATTDAALQAKLIGWRASRRDEVLGQTLDAGVGA; this is encoded by the coding sequence ATGGGGAGCCGCAGTGATTTTGCGGTGATGGAATCTGCGGTTGCGATGCTGCGGGAGTTTGGCGTGGCGCACGAGGTGCGGGTGGTGTCGGCGCATCGGACGCCGGAGCTGATGTTTGAGTATGCGGAGTCGGCTGTGGCGCGGGGGCTGCGAGTGATTATTGCGGGTGCGGGCGGCGCGGCGCATCTGCCTGGAATGATCGCGGCGAAGACGGTGGTGCCGGTGCTGGGGGTGCCCATCCCGGCGACGGCGCTGCAGGGAATGGATGCGCTGCTGTCGATTGTGCAGATGCCGAAGGGCGTGCCGGTGGGGACGCTGGCGATCGGTGCTCCGGGCGCGGCGAATGCAGGGCTGCTGGCAGTGGCGATCCTGGCGACGACGGACGCGGCGCTACAGGCGAAATTGATAGGATGGCGCGCGAGCCGGCGGGATGAGGTGTTGGGGCAGACGCTGGATGCGGGAGTGGGCGCATGA
- a CDS encoding GNAT family N-acetyltransferase, translating to MDLLIRRSQPSEHEAVKALVQMVVDETYAGLWAAPPLPIGDEDWSMASVALLEDALPGDALVGMVLTNAAWIDDLWVLREYRGRGIGKLLLEHAEAEIAARGSDVMRLRVVKSNTNAVRFYERYGWHVERELLHETFSIAMLEMQKACRAE from the coding sequence ATGGATCTGTTGATCCGGCGATCGCAGCCATCGGAGCATGAAGCCGTAAAGGCGCTCGTGCAGATGGTGGTGGACGAGACGTATGCTGGTTTGTGGGCGGCGCCTCCGCTGCCGATTGGCGACGAGGATTGGTCGATGGCCTCCGTCGCGCTCCTGGAAGACGCCCTCCCAGGAGATGCTCTCGTCGGCATGGTGTTGACAAACGCTGCATGGATCGACGACCTATGGGTACTTCGTGAGTATCGCGGCCGAGGCATTGGCAAGCTGTTACTGGAACATGCTGAGGCCGAGATTGCGGCTCGCGGCAGCGACGTGATGCGACTGCGAGTTGTGAAATCGAACACGAATGCCGTGCGCTTTTACGAGCGATATGGCTGGCATGTCGAGAGAGAGCTTCTGCACGAGACCTTCTCTATCGCGATGCTTGAGATGCAGAAGGCTTGTCGAGCTGAATGA
- a CDS encoding HipA family kinase, whose translation MAVLAVQAIRRMRGGAQSQLMLGADGKLWVVKFQNNPQHLRVLANELIATRLAEAVGLTVPLTDVVEVTEWLIANTPDLGVEMPRGLSQRYSPGLQFGSQFVGGLMPGQVVDYLPEAQLDEVRNLAEFAGMLAIDKWTGNCNGRQAVFERKPRERKYRATFIDQGFCFNAGEWTFPDAPLRGIYARNKVYARVTGWPSFEPWLSRIETMDASTLWRIAEAVPPAWYGGDTTQIERLMEQMLVRRGRVRELIASFRDSDRDPFPLWNRNQVIAVPGQFPDPAKFGVAGKFVM comes from the coding sequence GTGGCAGTCCTCGCGGTGCAGGCAATTCGACGGATGCGGGGCGGCGCGCAGAGCCAGTTAATGCTGGGCGCGGATGGCAAGCTGTGGGTGGTCAAGTTTCAGAACAATCCGCAGCACCTTCGGGTGCTTGCGAACGAGCTGATCGCAACCCGGCTTGCCGAGGCCGTCGGGCTCACGGTTCCGCTTACCGACGTGGTCGAGGTGACGGAGTGGCTGATCGCCAACACGCCTGACCTCGGCGTCGAGATGCCGCGTGGGTTGAGCCAGCGTTACAGCCCGGGGCTGCAGTTCGGCAGCCAGTTTGTCGGCGGCCTGATGCCCGGACAGGTGGTGGATTACCTGCCCGAGGCACAGCTTGACGAGGTCCGCAACCTGGCCGAGTTTGCAGGGATGCTGGCGATCGATAAGTGGACGGGAAACTGCAACGGGCGGCAGGCGGTCTTCGAACGCAAGCCACGCGAACGCAAGTACCGCGCCACCTTTATCGACCAGGGCTTCTGCTTCAACGCAGGCGAGTGGACCTTTCCGGATGCTCCGCTGCGCGGCATCTACGCGCGCAACAAGGTCTACGCGCGCGTGACCGGGTGGCCGAGCTTTGAGCCGTGGTTGAGCCGCATCGAGACGATGGACGCGAGCACACTCTGGCGCATCGCCGAGGCTGTACCGCCTGCCTGGTATGGCGGCGATACGACGCAGATCGAACGGTTGATGGAGCAGATGCTGGTACGTCGTGGGCGTGTTCGCGAACTGATTGCGTCATTTCGGGACTCGGACCGCGACCCGTTCCCACTTTGGAACCGCAACCAGGTGATCGCCGTACCGGGACAGTTTCCGGATCCGGCAAAGTTTGGCGTAGCCGGAAAGTTTGTGATGTGA
- a CDS encoding helix-turn-helix domain-containing protein — protein MTKVGMQIHPIRTEQDHRAAVARIEKLMGATLDSPEGDELDVLATLVDAYEAKHHAIDAPDPITAIQFRMEQHHLSRKDLEPMIGSRARVSEVLTGKRPLTLEMVRRVRGGLGISADLLISAHPASRIGLTKAGSQKNFPKSGRVKKAVSARA, from the coding sequence ATGACGAAGGTCGGTATGCAGATCCATCCCATTAGAACGGAACAGGATCATCGGGCTGCCGTAGCGCGGATCGAGAAGCTCATGGGCGCGACCCTGGACAGCCCCGAAGGCGATGAACTGGACGTACTTGCAACCCTGGTCGATGCCTACGAAGCAAAGCATCATGCAATCGACGCTCCTGACCCCATCACCGCAATTCAGTTCCGTATGGAGCAGCACCACCTGAGCCGCAAAGATCTGGAACCGATGATCGGCAGCCGCGCCCGCGTCTCCGAAGTGCTGACAGGCAAACGCCCCCTGACCCTTGAAATGGTTCGCCGCGTCCGGGGCGGATTGGGCATCTCTGCAGACCTGCTCATCTCCGCCCATCCTGCCTCTCGTATCGGCCTCACAAAAGCAGGTTCTCAAAAGAATTTTCCTAAAAGTGGCAGAGTCAAAAAAGCTGTTTCAGCAAGGGCATAG
- a CDS encoding sigma-70 RNA polymerase sigma factor region 4 domain-containing protein has translation MSTALYILPRLWACEAPQPARKPTLVAKPKPVVERPAEPIAPRLAFYRKYTEGLLRRYLRFSLETGRVPSLLSREMFGGKVSHYRVHSFEDVVIFVHDVEKCLSLLTQQQQTLITRIAVQGYTQGEAVLLLRIPLRTIKRNYGRAIDALTAVFLQTKMLIPLEVCQADDLSEEA, from the coding sequence ATGAGCACAGCACTTTACATCCTGCCAAGACTCTGGGCCTGCGAAGCACCTCAACCTGCCCGCAAACCAACCCTCGTAGCCAAGCCGAAACCGGTCGTCGAGAGGCCCGCAGAGCCTATCGCACCCCGTCTTGCCTTCTATCGCAAATACACAGAAGGTTTGCTCCGACGTTATCTTCGCTTCTCACTGGAGACCGGCCGTGTCCCCTCGCTACTCAGCCGGGAGATGTTCGGCGGCAAGGTCAGCCACTATCGCGTCCACAGCTTCGAGGATGTGGTCATCTTCGTGCACGACGTGGAGAAATGTCTGAGCCTCCTTACCCAGCAGCAGCAAACCCTGATTACGCGCATCGCTGTTCAGGGATACACCCAGGGTGAGGCCGTCTTGTTGTTGCGCATCCCCCTTCGAACCATCAAGCGAAACTATGGTCGGGCAATCGATGCGCTCACAGCAGTCTTCCTGCAAACGAAAATGCTGATACCGCTCGAAGTCTGTCAAGCAGACGACCTCTCGGAGGAGGCCTAA
- a CDS encoding helix-turn-helix domain-containing protein — protein MNFQHLHELLRLELLRRIDQGILTGTKLAQQTKFQQAHISNFLNKKRSLSLEGLDRVLAAQNLTVDQLLPVDLNAGDAGNDADPMETVPVVSSRAAMESAFATASSVIETMQVSASRLQDNRSRPNPKRLHWQRFLAIRVDAQQASAMEPMLGAGTIAVLDRHYNSLAPYRAHQPTLYGVRCGAALLLRFVDFEEGRMILRPYSRAFPIQLMSVGAEESPSDYIVGRVCILLSEL, from the coding sequence ATGAACTTTCAACACCTGCATGAATTACTCCGTCTGGAACTTCTTCGCCGTATCGACCAGGGCATCCTAACCGGAACGAAGCTTGCACAGCAGACCAAGTTCCAGCAAGCGCATATCTCTAACTTCCTGAATAAGAAGCGGTCGCTCTCGCTCGAAGGATTAGACCGTGTGCTGGCAGCACAGAATCTGACCGTGGACCAGTTGCTGCCGGTGGACTTGAATGCGGGCGATGCGGGGAATGATGCTGACCCGATGGAGACGGTGCCGGTGGTGTCCTCACGGGCGGCGATGGAGAGCGCGTTTGCGACGGCTTCGTCGGTGATTGAGACGATGCAGGTGTCGGCGTCGCGGCTGCAGGATAATCGGTCTCGGCCGAATCCGAAGCGGCTGCACTGGCAGCGGTTCCTGGCGATCCGGGTGGATGCGCAGCAGGCGTCAGCGATGGAGCCGATGCTGGGGGCGGGCACGATTGCGGTGCTGGACCGGCACTACAACTCGCTGGCACCGTACCGGGCGCACCAGCCGACGCTGTATGGGGTACGATGCGGGGCGGCACTGCTGCTGCGATTTGTGGATTTTGAAGAAGGGCGGATGATTCTGCGGCCGTACTCGCGGGCGTTCCCGATCCAGTTGATGTCGGTGGGAGCGGAGGAGTCGCCGTCGGATTATATTGTGGGGCGGGTTTGTATTTTGCTGTCGGAGTTGTAG